The uncultured Paludibaculum sp. sequence CGGATTGCGGATCGCTCCGAAATGAGGATTAGTTGAAGTAATGCCGTAGGCATGCTCGTGCATGCCGGTCTTGCCCACCATGACAGCACCGGCCTCGCGCCAGCGCTGCACTACGGCCGCGTCAAAATTCGGAATGTAGCTAGAGAAGACCTTGGAGCCCGAGGTCGTCCGCACACCGTTTGTGCAGAACAGGTCTTTGTGCGCGACCGGAATGCCGTGCAGCGGCCCGCGGTCCTGCCCTTTGGACAACTCCTCGTCGGCCTTGCGGGCCTCAGCCAGGGCGGTGTTCGCCGTTACGGTGATAAACGCGTTGAGCTTCGGGTTGAGTTTCTCGATCTGCGCCAGACATTGCACTGTCAGCTCCACTGAGCTGACCTTGCGCGCCCGCAACGCCGCCGCCGCCTCCAAGGCCGTCATTCCGCGTCACCCTCCGCCACTTCCCGGACTTCGAACATCTGCGACGGTTCTTCTGTCCAATCGATCATTCCGCGCAACCCCAGCATGGTCTTGCCCAGCTCTTCCAGGCGTGTAATCGACTGGTCGGATAGCTCCAGTTTTTGCGCTGCCGCCAGCGCTCTCCAGTCGGGACCCAGACTGATAGACATGGTCTAATGATTGCATGTCGAACCAGGGGATGACGACTGAGCCTGTGGTCCGTCCGCTCACTGTGCTGAGCGAAGAAGACCAACTCTTCCGCAACACCGTTCGCCAGTTCGCCCGAAAGGAACTCGCACCCAAGGTCCGCGAGATGGATGAAGCCGGTCTCTTTGACAAGCGGCTACTCGCGCAGTGCTTCGAACTGGGGCTGATGGGCATCGAGATCCCAGAGGAGTACGGCGGCCAGGGCGGCACGTTCGTGCAGGCGCTGATCGCGATTGAAGAGATCGCCGCCGTGGACCCCAGCGCCGGAGTGATCGTCGATGTGCAGAACACGCTGGTCAACAACGCCGTGATCCGTTGGTCGACCACCGGGCAGAAGCAGCGCTGGCTGCCGCGTCTCGCCCAGGACACCACCGCGTCCTATGCGCTGTCGGAGGCTGGAGCCGGGTCGGACGCCTTCGCCCTGACGACGCGCGCCGTGGAAGACAATGAGGATTACGTCCTCACCGGCCGGAAGCTCTGGATCACGAATGCTTACGAAGCCGGCCTTTACCTTGTCTTCGCCACGGTGAACCCCGATGCCGGCTACAAAGGCATCACCTGCTTCGTTGTCGAGCGGGGCATACCCGGCTTTACCGTGGGCCGCAAGGAAGACAAGCTTGGTATTCGGGCGTCTTCCACCTGTGAGTTGATTCTCGACTCGGTGCGCGTGCCCAAGGCAAACATCCTTGGCGAGATCGGCAAGGGCTACAAGATCGCCATCGAGACTTTGAACGAGGGCCGCATCGGCATCGGCGCCCAGATGACCGGGCTCGCCCAGGGTGCCCTCACTCACGCCATCGCCTACGCCAAGCAGCGGAAGCAGTTCGGCAAAGCCATTGCCGAGTTCCAGGCGATCCAATTCGACCTGGCCCGCATGGCCACCGACGTGGAGACTTCACGCCTGCTGGTGTACAACGCCGCCCGCCTGCGCGACGCCGGCCGGCCCTTCCTCAAGGAGGCGGCCATGGCCAAGTATTGGTCCTCCCAGGTGGCCGAAACCGTCGCTTCCCGAGCCGTCGAGATCTTCGGAGGTGTCGGATTCACCAAGGATTACCCGGTGGAGAAGCTCTACCGTGACGCCAAGATCGGCCGCATCTACGAGGGCACCAGCAACATGCAGATGCTCACCATCGCCAAGCAACTTCTCTCGTAACCCGGCGCCCGCCGCTGCCATCATGTAAGGAGAGGATTCCAGATGCGTTACTTACTTCTCGGTT is a genomic window containing:
- a CDS encoding acyl-CoA dehydrogenase; translation: MTTEPVVRPLTVLSEEDQLFRNTVRQFARKELAPKVREMDEAGLFDKRLLAQCFELGLMGIEIPEEYGGQGGTFVQALIAIEEIAAVDPSAGVIVDVQNTLVNNAVIRWSTTGQKQRWLPRLAQDTTASYALSEAGAGSDAFALTTRAVEDNEDYVLTGRKLWITNAYEAGLYLVFATVNPDAGYKGITCFVVERGIPGFTVGRKEDKLGIRASSTCELILDSVRVPKANILGEIGKGYKIAIETLNEGRIGIGAQMTGLAQGALTHAIAYAKQRKQFGKAIAEFQAIQFDLARMATDVETSRLLVYNAARLRDAGRPFLKEAAMAKYWSSQVAETVASRAVEIFGGVGFTKDYPVEKLYRDAKIGRIYEGTSNMQMLTIAKQLLS